The Entelurus aequoreus isolate RoL-2023_Sb linkage group LG04, RoL_Eaeq_v1.1, whole genome shotgun sequence nucleotide sequence acacagaacaataattataatgaacatctttaacctttttttttaaatgtattattattatttttttagataaagattatttatgtatttaatatttgtttacttactatggtatattattcatttattatttatttgttcactgttctgttacagagaacaaggaaatgggataacattgctatggtatgaaaaggtgtaggattaaataagatcagcttcttcctactccttttcgggtgtgctgtaatgaaacaactggaaatatgtgatgcattacattgtatcgtatgcacgttcgaaataaactgaaactgaactgaattgaACTGAACAGACTCTATTGAGACAGCccttgcaaaaatgactaatgatctattactAATTACAGATGCTGATGCATCATCattgttgctgctacttgatctcagcGCTGTTTTCGATGctgtcgatcataacattctacTAGGAAATATCAAAACATGTatcggtatgtcagacttagccttttttggttcaactcctatcttactgacaggatgcagtgcgtttcccataacaatgtgacctcggagtatgttacggtaacatgcggagttcgacagggttcggttcttggccctgcactctccaacacctacagtatatgctgccgctaggcgacatcaaAAGCAGATACGGGGTTGGATTTGACTGTAATGCAgatgacacccaactttacatgcccctaaagctgactaaCACGTCATATTGTAgtcaactttttgcatcttaatgcTAAGAATTATCGATCCTGCTAGACACCGGCCATTATTTCaggataccaccttaacatttgattgattgattgattgagacttttattagtaggttgcacagtgaagtacatattccgtacaattgaccactaaatggtaacacccgaataagtttttcaacttgtttaagtcggggtccacttaaattgatttatgatacagatatatactatcagatatatactatcatcataatacagtcatgtttgacaacaaaacaatcatacaaaacgactcagtaaagaatcctGGAAGCATTTTTTtaactctcttgtttgagtcacacatttagAGGGTTACCACGACAGACGTATTTCATTTCCGTAATATTGCAaaaatccgttccattttgtccaccagtgaggctgagatcattattcatgtgttcgttACGTTCCGTCTCGACTACTGTAATGTATTCTTTTCGGGTCACCCTAAGTCTAGCCTGGAAAGATTACAATTGGTACAAAGTGCGGCTGCTAGACAAagacaagaacgtttgatcatattaggcctatgctggctcacctgcactggctttctgtgcacttaagatgtgtcTTTAAGAtttaataattatgtataaatacTAAACAaatggctgcttgacttcctcacagacagaccccagtctgtgagagtgggcaacaacacctccagtgccaactccctgagcaccggctccccccagggctgcatcctgagtccgctgctgttcacgttgatgatccatgactgctgcgccaggtccactactaaccacattgtgaagtatgcggacgacacgacagtagtgggcctcatccgtgacaacaacgacatggactacagggaagaggtgaaacatctggttgactggtgcagaaccaacaacctggtcctgaatgtcgacaagaccaaggagataatcgttgacttcaggaagcaccagtccagccacgctccactcttcatcaacggcacagcggtggagatggtaagcaacaccaagttcctgggggtgcagataactgacaatataacctggtccttacacaccggagctcttgtaaaaagagctcagcagcgcaagcattttttgcgtcggatgaaggcactatagagagcctgctgaccaacagcatctctgtctgaacTGGAGCCTGCAATTCCACAGACTGGAAGTCTGTCCAGAgaatggtgaggacggcggaaaatatcatcaggactccccttcctcctatccaggagatcgcaaaaagccgctgcctgaccagggctcagaaaatctgcaaagactcctcccacgcccaccaaagactgttttcattgctggactctagaaagaggttttcgcagcctccgaagcagaacctccaggttctgtaacagcttcttccctcaggccgtaagactcttgaacgcatcataattatcccttcaactccccccaaaatggattaactcgctggaataaaaaagacaacatacatccataaacgtggatgcatatgaaaaagtgcaatatatttatctgtacagtaacctatttatttatttatatatgcaccgtattgcttttttatcctgcactaccatgagctaatgtaacaacatttcgttcttatctgtactgaaaagttcaaatttgaatgacaataaaaaggaagtctaagtctaagtctaagtctaagtctaagtctatatgtcCCGGACAGAAATTTGCGTTCTAAGAACTtaggtttattagtgattcccaaaacccaaaaaaactcggCAGGCTCTAGAGTGGTTTCTATTCGGCCTCCATTGTTctagaatgccctaccggtaacagttagagatactacctcccatcttaaaactcatttatacacccTCGCCTTCAAATAGACACCTTTTGAGGTTCAAAAAAGAGAGCTTGCGCAAACTCCAGGTTGCATAAAATGACTGTCTCAGAATCCTTCTCGGAAAGCCCAGGGGTAGTAGTGCCAGTAAGCTTTTTTGTGACTTAGGGATAAACACCTTCCACGCCACCCTGAGAAAACTGATGTTTAAGTTTATAGGTAGACTGCAGGGGTCCGAGAATGATCGTATCATACAGATAACCAATCCTAggtgtagttctgttaggtaccaatcGTATATATGGAAACAGTGGTACACTGTATGTGCCTTTTATAGAATGTGTAGACGCATTTTTAAAGtatatgtaaaaaatgtttttattgctgattgtatttttttattatatgctTTAACTAaatatgcacaagcactgtttttaatagtatgtgataatgccttttatactgtattttgtttgttttatgtattgtatgtgattgtatgtctccttggacgttggagtctgcaataaagcttgatgatatagaccagttgatctgccgcttctcttttctgctctgtacccctctcctgcatggagaggttatcagaTGGCCACGGATCAGTTTCAGTTCAGGAGActctagctgttccaagtcgggaccagCGGTGCACCCAAATCTGCGGTCCCtcctaaggtttctcattgttcccatcCATTAGATAAAGCGTTTTCTTGTCCAAATGTGGGATCAGATTCATGGATGCCGTTGTGGTTTATGAAGTCCTTTGAGGCATttatgattaagggctatataaataaactttgattgattgattgattgattgattgattgattgattgattgattgattgattgattgattgattgattgattgattgattgattgattgattgattggttatgTAACCAAAGTACTGTGGCACTGTACTGTATTTTAGGTTGTTTGTATAATTCTGACCCTTTGTCAATCAGAgataaaaatgtgtatgtatttattatttctttattcccatacttaaaaaaacaaataaaaaaaaacattccaagAAATCAGTAAAGACCCAATATAAATGAGACGTGATGAGTGCATGTACACATTACACATTCAGACCGGAGCTGGATCATATAGCTGCATATATATATTGTTCTATTTTCGTTTAGAtcaattgattattattattattattaattttattattatcagGTCTGAGATATTTTCatctatatacatttatatttcatAATTCATTTGTTTTATAATTACACAAATGAACACTGGATGTCAGCAGTGTTGGGTAGACATATCCCGATGTAGTACCAGAATCTACCAGCAGGTGTCATATGTGAGCTAATGCTCTGAGTCAATTCATGTACACGAAACAAAAAGTAGTACTTACATTCttgattattaaaaaaattaagccTAATGgtttatatgtttttaaatatattttcattttggatgaacatccTCAGAAATGCGCAGCACTGGAGTGCTAAAGTTGGACGAGCAGGGAGCTAAGTTTAGGTTGCTCAGGTAACCAAACTTCTTGCCACATTCCCCTCCTGGTCCCTCATCCAGGTTGGACTCCAGTGAGTGTTCTCCCTGTTGTCGTTCATTAGGCTGCAAAGGAGGCACCAGGCCATGCAGGAGGCTGTTCTCCAGTTGGGAGTTGCATCGAGCCAGATTATCAGTCAGGTGCTGGACGTACACCTCATCCAGCTTTTTTTCCAGAAGGCCATTCAGCAGTGAGTTGGACATGGGCTCTAGCTGAGAGGCGGGCATGCCCAAGCTGGTGTTTGCATCATCACCCATAACCAGGTAGCCCTGGTCTGATGACAGTGACGGAACGGACTCACAAAGCAGATGATTTTGCTCTGACTGAGTGAAAAGATCTTGCTGAGGGGCATTGGTTTTCAGAGGGTTGTGGGAGATGACGACCGAGTCAGCCACCTGGAGGTCAGGATAATGTTGCAGGAGGCTGCAGGGGCCTGAGCAGAGTGTCAGGTCAGATAGACATCCAGAGATGGAGAGGCTTGTGGCATCTGGAGCGGCTAGTCTTAATCCATGATATCTGTGCTCACGCACCCCCTGGTCTAAACCTGAAGTGACACAATAAACCAGTCTTCTAAAGTACTTCACAGTGCAGTCAGTAAGTTGGATATTTTAGTAAACAGGGTTGCTTACCTCTTTGTTGAATGTCTGTCTGTGTCGTCTCTAACTTGTGTCCCATGGAAGCAGAAGCACCATTACGTTCCTCCCTGTAACACAACGCTTGGAGAAAACCTTCGCCCAGCATGACTCACAATGAACTCGCTCGCCTTATCCTGTTAGTGTCCCTTTTTGCTTTTTGTTGCTAGTCGTAAGCACTGGTGGTAATGCCAATGTGAGTGCGGATGTAAATCTACTGGCCTGTGTCACTTCTCCAACTGTGAAGTGGGCTCCCTCCACCCCCTCAGCGTACTTCCCTTACAGAAAATGTAAGAGAAAGTAAGAAAAGAGAAGAAGGCTACAAAACAAATCCACAAGAAGTACTTGAAAGAGCATTTACTGGacataaatgtcattaaaaatacATTAGCCGAAAGTCGAATCACCTGCTTACACATTTCAGATCATTTAATTGTTTTTGTGCTAAATGTAATTTATTCAATCAAATGGGATCAGCTGAGGAATATTTTTGTGCTGAGATATAAACAtctagaaaataataatacaagcaCTGTatgaatatacactatattgccaaaagtatttggccacccatccaaatgatcagcatcaggtgtcctaatcacttggcccggccacaggtgtataaaatcaagcacttaggcattgagactgtttctacaaacatttgtgaaagaatgggccgctctcaggagctcagtgatttccagcatggaactgtcataggatgccacctgtgcaacaaatccagtcgtgaaatgtcctcgctcctaaatattccaaagtcaactgttggctttattacaagaaaatggaagagtttgggaacaacagcaagtcagccacgaagtggaaggccacgtaaactgacagagtggGGTCAGCGGattctgaagcgcatagtgcaaagactttctgcacagtcagttgctacagagctccaaacttcaagtgaccttccaattagcccacgtacagtacgcagagagcttcatggaatgggttaccatggccaagcagctgcatccaagccatacatcaccaagtccaatgcaaagcgttggatgcagtggtgtaaagcacgtcgccactggactctagagcagtggagacgcgttctctgcaGTGATGAATcaagcttttccatctggcaatctgatggaccagtctgggtttggaggttgccaggagaacggtacatttcggactgcattgtgccgagtgtgaaatttggtggaggaggaattatggtgctgggttgtttttcagtagttgggcttggccccttagttccagtgaaataaactttgaatgctccaggataccaaaacattttggacaattccatggtcccaaccttgtgggaacagtttggagcgggccccttgctcttccaacatgactgtgcaccagtgcacaaagcaaggtccacaaagacatggatgacagagtctggtgtggatgaacttgactggcctgcaccgagtcttgacctgaacccgatagaacacttttgagattaattagaacggagactgagagccgggccttctcgaccaacatcagtgtgtgacctcaccaatgcgcttttggaagaatggtcgaaaattcctataaacacactccgcaaccttgtgaacagccttcccagaagagttgaagctgtaatagctgcaaaaggtggacggaCATCATAtttaaccctatgggttaggaatgggacggcactacaagttcatatgtgagtcaaggcaggtggccaaatacttttggtaatatagtgtattttCACATTATCTTATATTTCATTGAATCCGAATTTACATCCAGGAAATTAATTGTATGAATGCACAGTACAATTAACtgctaaatatatatgtgtaactAAGCAAAGTGTCTTTCGCATCTGATAGCATATCTTGTAAATACAGTTCCAAAGATTCTTTCGATCTACCATGAACACTGGAAAAAGTATCTAGGGTGTTGAAATCTTATCACAGTCCTGTTATAAAAATAATTagtttttatgtattttgtttatttttgtgctTAATGTCAAAATACTATTAACATAAATTCCATGTGTTTTATGTTctgataattatttgcaaaaaaacgtaCACCTGCTACTTTCAGTCTTGTTACGAAGTCTtgtacaaaaatgaaataaagttACCTGAGAGGGGCCAAAACCCATTTTCAGTAGTTTAGTATGTGTTTTATCATATTTGGAGTTGAAAATCACAATGCCATGTGAAACTGTTACACCATATGACATAATGTGTGGGAATACATCTCTTAAGCAATTCAATTAGGGGTTGCTGCAGACTCCTCATTTCCTTCCAAATCGTTATAGTCTTATCACACCAAGACATGTTGGGCAATCCTATGCTTCCTCATTTGTGATCACAGTGAGGTGAAAACCTTTTTTCTGTTGCAACATGATTATTTGCCGGCGACCACAGCCATGACCTCAACCCAAGACCCAGCATCTCTTGGACAATATTAACAACTTTTCACcgtacaaaagttttttttcccacGTTTCTTAAAAAACAAGCACACTG carries:
- the si:dkey-237j10.2 gene encoding uncharacterized protein si:dkey-237j10.2, yielding MLGEGFLQALCYREERNGASASMGHKLETTQTDIQQRGLDQGVREHRYHGLRLAAPDATSLSISGCLSDLTLCSGPCSLLQHYPDLQVADSVVISHNPLKTNAPQQDLFTQSEQNHLLCESVPSLSSDQGYLVMGDDANTSLGMPASQLEPMSNSLLNGLLEKKLDEVYVQHLTDNLARCNSQLENSLLHGLVPPLQPNERQQGEHSLESNLDEGPGGECGKKFGYLSNLNLAPCSSNFSTPVLRISEDVHPK